A region of the Ostrinia nubilalis chromosome 21, ilOstNubi1.1, whole genome shotgun sequence genome:
caaacttgatgcgattgtgtcgttttattgcgaattaccttcaagcatcattagaccctgattactatatagaattaaagtactcatcaatacaaaacgaacgaacccaaactcgatggatttaagtcgttttattatagagttcctatggccaccttccagctccatcatcagatcagctccatgtcatcataatattgcatggtcatccaaatcacatgtgtttgcgaaatttcagcttaatcggttgcctggaagtgggtcttaattcagcttgcaagattccacccatacaaatatgagccagccactgtaatatgacgtcacgcgcataaaatggcgggccggccgccgcccgcacttttaaaattcaatatcttggaaactaattgacgtatcgaaataattctttcacgtgtattttttatttttaacagagaatacagaaagctaaaaaacaaaattagtgaacattcttcatggACTTACACATGACACACACATGATCCATAAGGGTTGGAGAGGCCTATTATACAACTAACACACATTCAATTTGAAGTGGGACTCACCGCAATGTCTGATGGAGGCAGCAATACACAGCAGCAGGATCCTGGGTTGCGCGATGACGTGCCAGATGGTGACTTGCGGCATCTTCTTGCCTGATTCCAGGGTGGAATCTCCGCCTTTGGTATTGCCAGCGCCTGGAGGTAACGTCATCATTGATATTGAGTTTAGAATGGTATAAAGTTGCAACTTGCAGTTCAATTGTCTTTTCTCCACTACAATATTGTCGGTTGCAGGTTGCAGGTAAAGAGCTAACCTATGTTACTTTACTCGCATACTATTACAATTTCTTCGGCTCTTGTAACTCAAACGATTTGGGACTAAACTGataaagaattttaataatataataatattaccttCTTCTCCAATAGTGGTTCTCTCAGGTTCCCTAAGCGTGAGGAAAGTCAGTACAGCGATGACAATGCCGACGATGCCCGCTCCGTAGTAGCACACTCTCCAACTCTGTCATAAGAAGAGATATGAATCAGGAATGGACatgtatgtatcaacaaatCTGAAGTCTGCTTTCGGCCTTCCAAATCTGAATATTACGTTAAAATCATTCTTGACTCACCAGTCCCCAAGCGTTAAGATCGGGTATATACCTTCCCACAGGGAAAGCTATACCATATCCTCCATAGATGCCCCAGTTGAAGATCGAGAGCACCAACGCCCTCTGGTGCTCAGGGAAGAGATCTGTGAGGATGCCAGTGGCCAGAGGATTGCAGCCGGACTCTCCTGCTGCCATGATCATTCGGAGGATGACCAGGTGCCAGTACTCCTTGACGGTGCCCATGAGGAGGATCGCTATGACGAAGACGACCGTGCAAAAAGAGAGGACGCGGGCCCTGTTGTATCTGTTGGGAAAGGAAACCGTGATTAGCTTTGTGTTGAACTTCTTTGAGGGAAAAAGAATACATCTATGTCCTGAGGATATAATCCGATTTGATAAAGAAACTTGACTAGATCAGTCTATCAAAAAAGAAAGTTAACAGAGATTAATACCATTCTGcaattacaattaatattactataattacattaataattattacgttatgGAAAAAACAAGCCTCTGCCCGTCCTtatattaattaggtatttgGAGTAAAAGGCAGTGGCTTTACCGGTAGGCTAAGTAGACTATAGACCAGcgatggcgaaccaatggcacgcgtgccatcgatggcacgcgccacaatatttagggcacgcccgccaatcacaaaattaactattaaataaaatctatactaatattataaatgcgaaagtaactgtttgtcttgctttcacgcctaaaccactgaaccgattttgatgaaatttggcatagatatagtacgagtcccgggaaagaacatagggtacttttgtcccggtttttgatacagggacgcgcgcgataatttttttctgtgacagtcaaaattccacgcgggcgaagccgccacgggcggaaagctaataGTACATAATGTGTTTTGAATAGGTACTATCGTATTTGCCCTCATCAGTTAGTGCCCCTGTCTGTAGAGTagtgtagagtaaggtcctgtcactcgccagtggcgccacttGTACTAATACTCCTCATTGATAGCattaggtgttatttttttttttttttttttatgtgataggaggcaaacgagcagacggatcacctgatggtaagtgattaccgtcgcccatagacacccgcagacccaggggcgttacaggtgcgttgccggcctttaaggtaaagatacgctctcctcttgaaagcttgcaggtcgtatccgtccggaaataccgcagacgacagtccattccacagtttggttgtacggggcaggaagtttctagagaaacgtactgttgtggactgccaaccatctaagtgatgggggtggaagtgctgtcgggtagatcggtggcgaaaagtggcggcaggaataagtccggataattcttcggagcactccccgtgatacatgcgatagaagatgcacagtgaggatacatctctacgcagcgccaaggggtcaagccgatccgaaatgtcctagCAGTCAACGATTTGATGGCACGTCTATGACtacatcaaacatttttttcagaaaagtggcacgttgatacataaaggttcgccatccctgctaTAGACTCTATGGCGGCAGATTTTAGGGGACGGGAAATTTGGGGCAAAATGTGTGTGTTATAAAACTTGACACGTGTCCGTAATCGGCATAAATATAATATGAGTAAGCTGTACGTAAGTACTTACTTATCAGCGACGACTCCAAGGATGACACCCACCACAGTGAAGACAGCCATGAAGGCAGGTCCGGCCAAGACCTGGTAGTCTATACCCAGTCCATTGTAGCCCCACTCGCAGTACCTCGTGCCGTTCAGGGTAAGGGACTCGCATCTGTAAGAAAAACCGGTAAAATTCCTCCGTAAGTGAACATCAAGCTTCGACCTTCTAGGCTTGGTATGTACTccattttttgtttcatttacatATGGTTTTGGTGAGATTGATTGAATTGACCTTCACATACAGAAAACTGACTGTTTAATAGACAAGTTTAAGTTTTAATCTTTGCTGAATCATGTGATTTTGAGTCAGGGGATTTCTTTGCTGAAAATCGACATGGTATTTACATAATTCTTCAGATGTGAAAGTAATAATTGGTGGAAAGGTGAATCAGAAGCAGGTATTTGTATAAGAACAGCGAACTAGAGGCTGGAATTGAGGTTTGTGGCTAGCAAGTTAAAATCTGAAGCGATCAGGCGATGGAAGTAATTTTCTACTGGCTGCCTGGCTTTGCAGGACGCGAATTATTCAAGGAAACatgtcaaaatcaattgacttttttaaataaacggtACGTAACCCTGCAAGAACTTTGCCTCTACAAAACCCGTTGGATACCTAAtgcattttagatttttaaacttCCGCGTGTCAATATGGATTGAATATGAAATTACGTCTGACTTTTTATCCTATCTTATTGTGCTAGACTTTATAATCAGACTGGACTAGATTTTTTCCGCGACATACTTTTTGTAAGCtccagtccagttttgcggcaaaaagtatttaaataggTGCCATTTTTTCTCGTAGGTGTTAAAATAATTGTGTGtaaagtacagtcacggaatgaataGGTTCGtgagttttcaaattgattccttcaacgaatcgcgagcacatattaccttttgaaactatgttacagaataatctcgagttagagaaagtaatctttaactgttcgtcagtaaagttcaaaattattcagatcagagttgtttgacgatttatcttgtcaagaagattagatttataaactaaaaccttgttggttcaacttgccattattatttctattaaataaaaaaaactattgtcaattggtcaatgtcatcattgcattgcactgatgggatagaaaaataaacaagcaaaaccttattcattagcaaacgtcatatttatttaaatgttagcagcactgcccccctagacaaaacgcactttttgatcgaatcgaaaatcgaatccgtcaaatctccatacaaaaaaggggcttttcgaccacttttcgactggtttgcgattataatttgcactttgtctagacccactgtttcttgcactgttatgttggcaggtttgactctgacagtacctagtgcaagcaaaaaccgacactaaggtgacgaaccttttcattccgcgactgtacataatagGTACACAACGACACGCAAAGGTTTTTGTCGTGTCTCCTgcgattatttaattacttatagTACTTACTTGTTATTACGGTATCTACTTTATTTATATCTATGCGTAACATTGATCAAAGGTAGTGTAACTTAGTAATAAACAATTATGGACTTTAGGATAATTTATGACGAATAACCACACACACatcatacattattttttagataATGAAACTAGTACCTACTTCAGGCCCTTCTTTTTTTCATCCAAAAAGtttgaataatgttttaaaatatttagaagtaggtacctacctaacctaGAGCAGAGAAAGCCTACTGGGTAATGGGTACAAATAGTTTACAAAACTCatagttattttttttgtttatatgaTAGTAGCAGACATAGAATTATTTCATTATCACAATATTATCAATTTGATCAAAAATGTTtccaagttatttttttttaacaaataacctAGCACCGCGTCTGCCATAGCTTTTAACATTTCCTGTTTGTCACATTGACGGCAAGGCTGTTTGTTAGATAATAGCAGGCCTATGATCAAAATACGAATTAGTGCTATCGCTACCTTGGCATGATTCACGCAATCTTAGCCAAGTGTTCCCGGGTAGAACTCGGTCTCGAGAAAATGGAATCATTTTAGCCCTAAGTCTAGTTAAAGCTTAGATGCTTTTCATTAAGCAACTCTGGAAAATTGTCCGAGTacaaggtaggtaggtacataatattcgGTTTGCAGATCCTCACTTTCaatcaccatcaatccctaatttttaagtgacccctatggtattTTTTTAACCTTTAATAAAGTAGGTACGATAGAGAATCTCTGtttccttaaaaaaaaaaaaatgtattcgtttaaaaatacctcaattTTGAGGTTTTCGTGCAGCACCCTCTTAAGTTATTTGCCAGTATACTACGAGTAATTATGTAAACTAAGTTGCTCTACATTTTCAACTAATAAGCGTATTTTTTACCTAACAGAGTTCTCATCCAGTAATTAATATGACGTTGCATACTCAATCAAGTGTAAATTCTCTGAATATGACCTTGATATCAACCTTCTCCTTTCAAGGTCAGTTCTAGTCATCCTAAAGACATATTCAGGACAGACAGTTATAGAGTTGGGTACAGCAGGCTCATACATTAAGAAGAGTATTTTtagacttatttttaatattatcttccCGAGGGTTAATTACAGCTTATGTAGATTATACGCGGACTCGTTTGAAGACAATCTTATTGCCTGCGAGATTCTAACGAAACTAGGAACTGATTTTGCATTTTGGAAATCTAGCATTGAACCTGCGAGTTCAAAAAGTCTAGCTCTCTACCATTGTGCCATGGAAACCACGgaatatttgggacgtgttctAATAAATGCCTTGAATAAGGGAATTTTATTTAACACGAGTTTAATTCAAACTATTATGGAACTTGAATTTAAGTGTCTTGTTGTGCGTCTCTACATTGCAAGGTGGAGCTGGAGATGAGTGTTAATAGCCTTGACATGtgattaattaatacctacacCAATATTCCAATTCAATAACCTTGCTAAGTTATTAATTGATACACATCTTATTGCCAAATTCTAGTCCATAACAAGCTATAGTAAGTGCCAAGTGATGTTACTTCATTAATATGCACTATGGCCATGGCTGATGTGACGTGTTCGCTAAATGGAATCGATTTGAAGGTAATTAGTATTCAATTGTTACTGTTATCTGCTTATCTAGATCATTGAGACGTGAAATGAGATGTTGGAATGATTTTTAAAACTGTAGCTGCAGTGTCACACACTTTTTTACACATTGACACAACCTGCCATTTTACACAACCTGCCATTGATATAGATGCGATAAGCCACATcagcccccttagacaaaacgcactttttgatcgaatcgaaaatcgaatccgtcaaaactccatacaaaaaaggggcttttcgaccacttttcgactggtttgcgattataatttgcactttgtctagacccacaggacgGTGAGTAATTAGTTATctctttattaaacaattttctttgttttttatttgtgaTCCGTTTTGCACTGGAGCTTTGAGCtcctattttcttctttttaataTCGTGTCTGGGCCAATACCATTGAATAAGTTTCTCCAAAAATAGACGAAATTAATGTTTCGAATCGGCAGACCAAGACCGTTGAGCTATCATCATAATAACTTTGGAGCTTAGCTATTAAagctatttttttatccacaatgaggaagctcttggcctatatctcacctgatggtaagtgacgatcaggccgaaggtggaagcgagcttcacccggaatcctcaaccacgaagGAACTGGCTATATTGCCTCTAACtgacggaacacaacaatgcttttaacattgcttttaacttattttaaagGTGCTTCCAGATTTTAAATGCTGGACTTTTCTTTTGCCCAAAAATCGTGTCATTTAGGATCATACCCTGTTTTTacgataaattataaaatcttCCAAGTGAACAACACCATAAATAAAAGTTACATCAACGCCAATTGCCCCAATGAATGAGATGATTTGCGATTGTTTACAACAGATGTTGTATGAATCATTTGATCAATTAGTCCGTGTGTTCTTTTCTTCTAGCCGACGATATAAATCATTATATTCACGTCACAGAATGCACAGAAAACCTAGTTTATCCATTGAGCTTTTTTCTTGTTTTTACCCAATTACTCCAAAATAAGGGGTTatgttatgattatttttttcaatggtCACCTTTTCAATGCCTTTTTATTGGTACAGCTCTTGAGTGTTTCATTGCACTCGATGTTATTAAACTATGATAAGAAACAAGATTTAAGATCAGAACTTTTGTTAATGTTAGTTAACCTATGTtgcacaaataaatatttttgattttgattttacttCATTAAATTTTTTTAGCCTAGATAGGCTTTTTTATTGGACTTGTCATCACTCATAACAGTAgttaattagtaattaaaattcatatagttaattaatttaataggcATATTTTTGTAGTTGCAACCAGTTTTTCACTTTATTTCcgtgtaaaatatttttgtctttttgttCAATGTCTAATTGCGACACAAATTGTGTTGTGTTTTGCTATTTgctatatttatgtatttattgaaCGGATTATTGATTGTTGGAATGTTTATCGAGCCACAGCTACGCCAGATGGTTAAAGGTTCGAATCCCACAGGATGTAAATAATAGAGTGAAGAGCAAGAGCTTTCTCGCTTAGAGTCACAGTATAGTGCTAGTTTCAGTATTATTTTAAGATTTAATACATTACGTAGTACTTATAGCATGTGTAGGTATTTACAGGTGTGTTTATTTTATAGCAAATTAATTGGTGTGATAATTAAACTGGTATAATTAACcgttaaattattatgtacaaaatTGAGGCTAACATCGAGCAATGGAGCAGTCAAGGATAAATAgtagtttttataaaattgtatttgagaAGTCCAATATTACATATCTACATAACGTTACAAAATTCTTGTTATaccttatttacataaaaacacGGATACATACCTACATGATGCAAAAAATACCGGTAGGCgtaagaatttgaatttttgatgtttattaattattatcattaagcCATCGTCCAATTTGAAGGCCATTACTTGCTATCGACATGGAAGTTAGCACGTGATCATAGACGAtgtgtaacattttttttaattaaattaaaaaaacaacatcGTGTTCGTGACTTGTCTTGTCAAGGGTTACGGCATAaattcccgaaaactataatccgggccttttcaaggcgagagtaaataggcacttacagggcagatatgtaccatcctagactgcatcccacttaacatcagttgcgattgtggtcaaatacctgccttgttttgcattaaaaaaaatgctgAGAAATGGACAAATTGGACCCAAACCCGAAGCGGTCCCTTAGGACCGCGTAACATTTGATtactattgtgtctcgattcgcgggGACTAGAAGGGTTAAAAATTAATTGGATTGGTCAATCGAAAGTTCGTTTCCTCGTTTCgtttcgttttagccgaatgacgtccactgctggacataggcctcccctaaggatttccacaaccagCAGTCCTGCGCCCGCGACCTTCACACCAGTGCCCCGATTACGCAAAtgtttaacgtctccaatacataGGCGCTTCTTATCCAGTTGCGctccgtttttcattccagcCGAGGTGCAAATTCGGTATCAAGGTAATGGACGTACTAtcgccaacagtgttaactgcccattgaaagtcatgtcatctcgttctatcgcaaataatcgccatttgattagagcgagagcaaaaacggaaatggatagttaacaacAGTGTGGGCGTGTGTACCTTCCTAGTATTTTCATTGTCACATGAGATATTTAGCTTTacgtttacgtctatgcttcgtttcaactaactgtcaaaatgacaccgcgatacggatttgtcaaaacagctgatgtTCGTTCGTCGTCCGGGCACGTTGaagatgaaaatttttagcgtaatcggggtTGAATCGGGGCCCTGATCGCcaatccacctagtggggggcctgacCACACTACGTCACGTCTTCCTAGTTCGATGCCGCCTATGTAGGgttaataatacttattgtTGTGAACTTACATGTCCGTAGAGTTGACGCTCTCACAGATGACCGGCAGCTGGCTGAGGCTGAGATGTGTCGCGTTCAGCATGCACGCCTTGTCACCGTAGTGGAGGTCTTCAGCTGTCACCTTCGACGTTGTGCCTGGAGAACAAAGGAatcaaattttcaataaatcaaatcaagttttaattttgataagcCCCCAAagagcacttatacacgtcccaaccctagtgctgagaaaaagcagcgcaagaaactcggtcactattATCAGCCTCTTTTCAGACTTCCTAAGAAGTGCTGAAAAGAAAGTTCAGTAACAAAACAAACTAACGCTAAGTATATTTAGATTATTCACCTACATTAACTGGCTTTACaaatattacctacatattaagtGAATTTAAGTCCGTGAAAAAAAGCGTAAGCTTGAGCTTTTTGGCGCTTCTTCTTGGGTAGGCTTGCGTCCAATAGTGGACTTATATACGCTGAAATAATGAGTACTTCATAATCCATATTTTAAACTAAGCGCATGTAAAAACCTCTCAGTTACAATATTTACCGGTTTGCCATCAAACTCGCATAATATATTCTTAACctatacgagtacctaaacAATTACATATTCTTATGTAACATGCAGACATAAATCATGTATAAATCAAGCATGGCGGCTCACAGCTTTTTGTAGAGCCTTGACTTTGAACGACCTGTTACCAAGTTAACTAACGATGCAAAAACTAATGAAAACTATTCGCTTTTTGCATGGATTTTCATTACAAGTTCGCGTAATCTATGTTCATTGGATCTACGTAATGGATgactttaactttaaataataatagcatAGAGTTATAAAGGACTAGCGGATCGAAATtagtcttagtgagcacctacgagtatgttctaaaaggaacccccatgcaaattttgagactcctagcaaattcaaattcaaattcaaattgtgtttattgtgaaatcacaggtacataagtcaGGTCATTAAATTTGCTGCTGTGTTCCGCCGCATGGGCATACAATAATGGTAAGATACATGAtatagcacttgtagtttctgagattacgtgatgagtgagtgagtcagtcagtgacctttcgcttttatagtaTAGATGGATAGAGAAGCTATCTTTAGCAAAATTATTGCTCTATTTTGGAAGGATTTAAAACTAAAGTTCGTAGCAGCATCAAAACGTTACTGATATTGAGAGAAGTCGTCATAAATACTGTAATATCTTCTTTAAAATCTAGCCAGACTATTGTGTACTAAACCTTAACTAGCcctaaatattaaatatagtCCCTGAAGCACAGAACAGGTAGTAAAACTCAGTTTACTACCTGAATGTCTCAGCTACAGCAAATGGCAGACCAGACAAAATCCCTGTACATTTACTATAGTTTACATACCTACACTATAGtttggtaggtacctaattttcCTCTCCACTTTTCCGTTTTCGTCCCTTTAAATATCAGTGACACTCAGTGGTTTCTCTAACTACCCCCAGAGGtctctatctatactaatattataaatgagaaagtaactctgtctgtctgtcctgatttcacgcctaaaccactaaaccgattttgatgaaatttggcatagagatagtttgagtcccgggaattgacataggatagttcttatcccggtttttgaaacagggacgcgcacgataaagtttttctatgacagacaaaattccacgcgggcgaagccgcgggcggaaagcacAATAAATTGAAGGTCCTGGATTGGAAACCACAAATATGACCTAGAATTTGCTTTCTACGAACCCTAGGTTCACCATTCAACGCAGACAGACATTCCACGAGGTGAATGGAgttgaaactaaaaaaaaaacttcaaactAACCCGTTCGACCGAACCCTTTTCGTAAGTAATGTAGAGTCCTTGACAGCCAGGCCCAAGGTTTTTTGCGGACTCAAAACCAGTTTTACTTACATAGTTAATACATATAATATCATTATTGTGATTAATTATCTATTGTAGGCATGTTAAGTGCACCTGTAGATTTATCGTTACAATACTTAACCGACAGTAACTACTAGGTACAGGCATAAATTGGTTTGTAATGGTTCAAATATCGTACTTTGACAAATGTTGCAGTTCCGACAGTCTCAAGTTATTGGCTCTAgtataattataattgtttcagtttgtttgtttaatgataagaataaataaataattcttagGTTTAGTAAGTGTAAGTGAcggccaaaaaataattgaaatttaatcAGAAATTGAAGCCTTGTTCAGAATGATTGAAGTTCAACATCACTGTAAGTATGAACATTTGGGGAAAAACTATATCAAAGAGACAAGCTTTTGCCTGCGTTTTCGCCCGCGTGAATTCCGGtctgacaatagtttttattatgGAGCACGTATTCCTCTTAAAAActcggaataaaaactatcctataatATTATTCCCTAGGTTCGATTCCCTGAATCTCAATACCTTTCATCTAAATCAGTTCAGTACTTAACGTGAAAGAGTGTAGTTAAAATCCATTTAGCCATCCTTGCCTTGCAAACTTACACATTATATAAATTAGTAGGATGTAGTCTTCCCAGGACGTAGCCTAGGTAATATACTGAGTTAGTGCCCTCTTGAGAGTAGTGGCTGCAATAGCAACCTCTGTCCCTCTGTGCAGACTAATGCTTGTTAAaggtaggcgcacaccgttgatttttcgtcggccgatagtttagtcgggcagttgatcagtatgggcatgtatgggagtgctgcgcacactacgccgattcgatttggccgattcttcatacaatttaaaatcgggcacaactatcggccaactaaaaatcaacggtgtgcgcctactctttaGGGTACAACATTTTCACATCCAACGAATTAACAACTTCCATGTTAATTAGCAAAGTTTGTAGAGGTCTGTGAGAAGTCCGAGGCAGTAGAAACGGgcaatttttgtaacaaatcaaatcaaaatcaaatcgtAAGTAAGCTCCCAAAAAAATAAAGCTGAATATCATTGACACCAAACTGTATTTAAAACCATAACCAGtaacggccggttcacacatgtctccgttttactgttccgttttatcgtgtacgtttttaTTTCCACATTCTGCTTGAATGTGGAAATAACGTTCATTCAAGTcacgcttcttctcagcacttgccaaatgtttgtctcgaagcgctggtagggcaaaaaaagaatgagacatgtataggctccttaagagcatttgacgatttgtaagtactaattttattcgtttaaaccagtgtttttcaacctgtgggtcgcgagaggttgaaaaactacctcagtaaaaaaacagtaaagtttTTAAGATAGATTTGTCCGAAATCTAACTATGCAAATGCGTAAATGTTGTATagattgaagtattcggtccctacaacatctttgtatgtaacattataaaatgcatgaaaaaaaaagcgtaaggtcggggggtcgccaaatattttttcatactaggggggtcgtgtcatgaaaaaggttgaaaaacactggtctaaacaaataaagataattttgattttgatttttgaacgAAATCTGATTTATATTATTGAAACACATCTCTTCTTCTTTAGCTTTGGTTGAAATCGGACTTTAACTCCAATCCTAATGCATTTACAAAGTTGACAGTTCCATTGGCACAAAATATGGATGTGTACGAGGAATCGGTTAACTTTGAAGTTAATTAAATAGTTTATTATGGTTATTTATAGAGCTTGATACAGCGATCTCCAAGGTTTTGTTGCCGCGTTCAAGGAAGCGATTTTGTGATATTTCGAGGTCTATTAGTTGTTTATTTCATTTGCATTGATTCTGCGTAATAAAACTACCCACAAAAATGATGTCAGTGATAGAGCCTAGATAGATATTGTAACATATCG
Encoded here:
- the LOC135082528 gene encoding putative metabolite transport protein HI_1104; its protein translation is MFQSGILAKLEGFYKWYVLGLVSVGYILGELGHYLIGTTSKVTAEDLHYGDKACMLNATHLSLSQLPVICESVNSTDICESLTLNGTRYCEWGYNGLGIDYQVLAGPAFMAVFTVVGVILGVVADKYNRARVLSFCTVVFVIAILLMGTVKEYWHLVILRMIMAAGESGCNPLATGILTDLFPEHQRALVLSIFNWGIYGGYGIAFPVGRYIPDLNAWGLSWRVCYYGAGIVGIVIAVLTFLTLREPERTTIGEEGAGNTKGGDSTLESGKKMPQVTIWHVIAQPRILLLCIAASIRHCGGMCFAYNADLYYRDYFPDVDLGWWLFAVTVGIGSVGVVVGGVISDKFVAKMGIRSRVLVLAVSQLIATLPAFGSVVFGPLWAMITLAISYFFAEMWFGIVFAILVEIVPLSVRSTTVGVFLFVMNNVGGNLPILVDPVAKAIGYREAIMIFYAGFYGISSILFFLTMFLMDGPVETSEATSAPKTTGLDNRAFTHDETKSGRSLPSLPDDSRL